In Polynucleobacter sp. MWH-S4W17, a genomic segment contains:
- a CDS encoding cytochrome c — protein sequence MRQTSQISKLTGLRAGFAVLSIFALIGVSGAVFAADAAPMAAAPEAKAEVPGKPKVDPAAGEALYSNGDATRGVTACITCHGPKGQSAIGTWPKLSAQHAAYLTKQLKNFKEGARANPIMMGMAATLTQEDMQNISAFLSKQPISQGVAQDKETIALGQSIYRGGIAAKGVPACAACHSPTGAGIPAQYPLLGGQWAEYNNAQLLAFREGVRTNSSQMTTIASKLSDKEMKAVADYIAGLH from the coding sequence ATGCGTCAAACCTCTCAAATCTCCAAATTAACTGGCTTACGGGCTGGTTTTGCGGTTCTCTCCATTTTCGCTCTGATCGGCGTATCTGGTGCAGTTTTTGCTGCCGATGCTGCTCCTATGGCAGCCGCTCCAGAAGCTAAAGCAGAAGTTCCAGGTAAACCTAAGGTTGATCCAGCCGCGGGTGAAGCACTGTATTCAAATGGTGATGCAACTCGTGGCGTAACCGCCTGTATCACTTGCCATGGCCCTAAAGGTCAAAGTGCGATTGGTACATGGCCAAAGCTTTCCGCACAGCATGCTGCATACCTTACAAAGCAGTTGAAAAACTTTAAAGAAGGCGCTCGCGCAAATCCAATCATGATGGGTATGGCCGCCACTTTGACTCAAGAAGACATGCAAAATATTTCAGCTTTTTTATCTAAGCAGCCTATCTCCCAGGGTGTTGCTCAAGATAAAGAAACAATCGCATTAGGCCAAAGTATTTATCGTGGTGGTATTGCAGCAAAAGGCGTTCCAGCTTGTGCTGCCTGCCACAGCCCAACAGGCGCTGGTATTCCTGCTCAGTACCCACTCCTTGGCGGTCAATGGGCTGAATACAATAATGCCCAGTTGCTAGCGTTCCGTGAAGGCGTGCGCACCAACAGTAGTCAAATGACAACGATTGCTTCAAAGCTTTCGGATAAAGAAATGAAAGCGGTAGCTGATTACATCGCAGGCTTGCATTAA
- the lysA gene encoding diaminopimelate decarboxylase, which produces MKSKAIPLPKLSGFTERDGNWYAEEIPLADLAKEFGTPLYIYSKKALTEAYQAYDKACVDSNGKRRARVHYAMKANSNLAVIDCFKKLGAGFDLVSGGELARALAIDADPKSLVFAGVGKSAAEIATALKAGVKCINVESIAELHKINRVATELNCRAPISLRVNPDVDAQTHPYISTGLKGNKFGIAYHEVLKTYREASQLSQIDVVGIDCHIGSQITTTAPYLDALDKVLDLVAQLKKEGIVIHHLDLGGGLGISYSDETPPDITEFTNTLLNRVAERGFGHLDVVLEPGRSLVGNAGVLLTTVEYLKPGAEKNFCIVDAAMTELMRPALYEAHHGIVPVQKKAAKALTYDIVGPVCESGDWLGRDRHLAVEEGDLLAILSAGAYGFVMASNYNTRPKPAEIMVDGKNAYVIRTREKTTDLFSSETVLPS; this is translated from the coding sequence ATGAAAAGCAAAGCAATCCCCCTTCCTAAGTTATCCGGGTTTACTGAACGCGATGGCAACTGGTATGCCGAAGAAATTCCACTCGCAGACTTAGCAAAAGAATTTGGTACGCCGCTGTACATCTACAGCAAAAAAGCATTGACTGAAGCTTACCAAGCCTACGACAAGGCATGCGTTGATAGTAATGGCAAACGTCGTGCCCGCGTGCACTATGCCATGAAGGCAAACAGCAATTTAGCGGTGATTGATTGCTTTAAAAAACTGGGTGCTGGATTTGATTTAGTGAGTGGCGGTGAGTTAGCTCGTGCATTAGCAATTGACGCAGATCCAAAGAGCCTAGTATTTGCAGGTGTAGGTAAATCTGCTGCTGAAATCGCTACAGCCCTCAAAGCTGGCGTCAAATGTATTAATGTTGAATCGATTGCTGAACTGCATAAGATTAATCGCGTAGCTACTGAACTCAATTGCCGCGCCCCGATTTCTTTACGCGTTAATCCTGATGTAGATGCGCAAACCCATCCTTATATTTCCACTGGGCTTAAGGGCAATAAATTTGGCATCGCATATCACGAGGTTTTAAAAACCTATCGTGAAGCATCACAACTTTCTCAAATAGATGTAGTTGGAATTGATTGTCACATTGGCTCTCAAATCACGACCACCGCCCCTTACTTAGATGCGTTAGATAAAGTGTTAGATCTTGTCGCGCAACTGAAAAAAGAGGGTATTGTGATTCACCATCTTGATCTCGGTGGTGGTCTTGGTATTTCTTATAGTGATGAAACCCCGCCAGACATTACTGAATTTACGAACACCTTATTGAATCGAGTGGCTGAGCGTGGTTTTGGTCACCTTGACGTTGTGCTTGAGCCAGGCAGGTCATTAGTAGGCAATGCTGGCGTGCTACTAACAACTGTAGAGTATTTAAAGCCCGGTGCTGAGAAGAACTTCTGCATTGTTGATGCTGCAATGACTGAACTGATGCGACCTGCCCTATATGAAGCACATCATGGAATAGTGCCCGTACAAAAGAAGGCAGCAAAAGCATTGACCTATGACATCGTTGGTCCTGTTTGCGAATCTGGCGACTGGCTGGGAAGGGATCGTCATCTTGCGGTAGAGGAAGGCGATCTTCTAGCCATTCTGTCTGCTGGCGCTTATGGTTTTGTAATGGCATCCAACTACAACACGCGCCCTAAACCTGCGGAGATTATGGTTGATGGAAAAAATGCTTACGTTATTCGCACTCGCGAAAAAACTACTGACTTGTTTTCTTCTGAAACAGTTTTACCAAGCTAA
- a CDS encoding lipoprotein, translating to MIAILNRTLCLSLLISLVGCGVRGPLFMPNVPPVPSAPTEPEPKGKLYPPQTPASPSNSSSAK from the coding sequence ATGATAGCGATTCTTAATAGAACCCTCTGCCTTAGCCTTCTAATATCCCTTGTTGGGTGTGGGGTAAGAGGACCGCTATTTATGCCAAATGTGCCACCAGTTCCGTCAGCTCCTACAGAGCCGGAACCTAAAGGCAAGCTATACCCACCTCAAACCCCTGCTAGCCCAAGCAATTCTTCATCGGCCAAGTAA
- the cyaY gene encoding iron donor protein CyaY: MSLKRMIEYSMQDSGMNPNDPGVETIDDKQFYQLGSNLLHSIEVALETADEALDLDLDIERQGGNVINIRFKDKSVIVINTQPPLHEIWVAAKSGGYHYRWAGTMAQPLWLDTKTGKELLSDLTEFASAQAGQAVNMSLI, translated from the coding sequence ATGTCTCTAAAACGAATGATTGAATATAGCATGCAGGACTCCGGTATGAATCCAAACGATCCAGGCGTAGAAACCATCGATGACAAGCAGTTTTACCAGCTGGGAAGCAATTTATTGCATTCCATAGAGGTGGCGTTGGAGACTGCTGATGAAGCATTAGATCTCGACTTGGATATTGAGCGCCAAGGCGGGAACGTTATTAATATTCGTTTTAAGGATAAAAGTGTCATTGTGATTAATACTCAACCACCTTTGCATGAGATTTGGGTCGCTGCCAAATCGGGTGGATATCACTATCGCTGGGCTGGCACTATGGCACAACCTTTGTGGCTTGATACCAAAACAGGAAAAGAGCTGTTAAGCGATTTGACTGAGTTTGCGAGCGCTCAGGCTGGTCAAGCAGTTAATATGAGCTTGATTTAA
- the aroB gene encoding 3-dehydroquinate synthase, whose protein sequence is MKTLEVDLGNRSYPIYIGKDLIDQASLFKACEKATSIYIVSNTTVAPLYAERLTKTLSTFGKPVRTIVLPDGESYKDWKNLQLIFDDLLKFGADRHTMLVALGGGVIGDMTGFAAASFMRGIRFIQVPTTLLAQVDSSVGGKTGINHPLGKNMIGAFHQPAAVIADLNTLKTLPPRELSAGLAEVVKHGAIADAEFLNWIESNASPLLACDTEAMGHAVLRSCEIKSAVVSADEREGGIRATLNFGHTFGHAIEAGMGYGEWLHGEAVGCGMVMGADLSRRLNYISDADFQRLTKIIQSMNLPTTPPKFGVGRYMELMQVDKKTEGGQIRYVVLEKIGKAQIKSVADAQVIETLSATGAA, encoded by the coding sequence ATGAAAACACTTGAAGTTGATCTTGGCAATCGCAGTTACCCGATTTATATTGGCAAAGATCTGATTGATCAAGCAAGCTTATTTAAGGCCTGTGAAAAAGCAACCTCTATTTACATTGTTAGTAACACTACGGTTGCCCCGCTCTATGCTGAGCGCCTAACTAAGACGCTGAGCACCTTTGGGAAGCCTGTTAGGACAATTGTTCTACCTGATGGCGAGTCATACAAAGACTGGAAAAATCTTCAGTTGATTTTTGATGATCTTTTAAAGTTTGGCGCTGATCGCCACACCATGTTGGTTGCCCTGGGTGGTGGCGTTATAGGCGATATGACTGGATTTGCTGCGGCTAGCTTTATGCGCGGCATTCGCTTTATCCAAGTACCCACTACCTTGCTTGCACAGGTAGACTCTTCCGTTGGCGGTAAAACGGGCATCAATCATCCGCTAGGTAAAAATATGATTGGCGCCTTTCATCAGCCGGCCGCTGTGATTGCCGATCTCAATACCTTAAAGACTCTACCCCCGAGAGAGCTATCTGCTGGGCTTGCTGAAGTTGTGAAGCATGGCGCTATTGCAGATGCCGAGTTCTTAAATTGGATTGAATCTAATGCCTCACCGCTGCTAGCCTGCGACACAGAAGCAATGGGTCATGCCGTCTTACGTTCCTGTGAAATTAAATCTGCAGTAGTTTCCGCAGATGAAAGAGAGGGCGGTATTCGTGCAACCCTCAATTTTGGTCATACCTTTGGTCACGCAATTGAAGCGGGTATGGGCTACGGCGAATGGCTACATGGTGAAGCAGTCGGATGTGGCATGGTGATGGGTGCGGATCTGTCACGTCGACTCAACTACATTAGCGACGCAGATTTCCAGCGTCTCACCAAAATCATCCAATCTATGAATTTACCAACTACGCCGCCAAAGTTTGGTGTAGGGCGTTATATGGAACTTATGCAGGTTGATAAAAAAACCGAGGGCGGTCAAATCCGTTATGTTGTTTTAGAAAAGATTGGTAAAGCCCAGATTAAAAGCGTAGCTGATGCCCAAGTGATTGAAACTTTAAGTGCTACTGGCGCAGCTTAA
- a CDS encoding shikimate kinase yields the protein MNSSTNNIFLIGLMGAGKSTVGKVLAKKLGRRFLDADHVIEERCGVKIPVIFEMEGEEGFRKREAQAIREITAEQDIILATGGGAVLSPENRQALSEGGTVIYLHANPIELWHRTKGGEGRPLLKNGDAKKILENLYAVRDPLYREIADHVIETGKPSVNQLVNTLIMQLELSA from the coding sequence GTGAACTCCTCGACAAACAATATCTTTCTAATCGGCCTCATGGGCGCTGGGAAGTCGACCGTTGGTAAGGTCTTGGCCAAAAAATTAGGGCGCCGCTTTCTAGATGCCGACCATGTGATTGAAGAGCGCTGTGGCGTAAAAATCCCCGTCATTTTTGAAATGGAAGGCGAAGAAGGATTTCGCAAAAGAGAAGCTCAAGCCATCCGTGAAATCACTGCCGAGCAAGATATTATTTTGGCAACCGGCGGTGGCGCTGTTCTCTCACCAGAAAATCGGCAGGCATTAAGTGAGGGTGGCACCGTGATTTATCTTCACGCAAACCCAATTGAACTTTGGCATCGCACCAAAGGTGGCGAGGGTCGCCCCTTATTAAAAAATGGGGATGCCAAAAAGATTTTAGAAAACTTATATGCCGTTCGCGATCCTCTGTATCGTGAAATCGCTGACCATGTGATTGAGACTGGCAAGCCTAGCGTTAATCAGCTGGTCAATACCTTAATCATGCAGCTTGAACTTTCCGCTTAA
- a CDS encoding secretin and TonB N-terminal domain-containing protein: protein MKLSLNNPQKYFKLLTSWLAVLMLLSSNTAMGNAPSQNHFLIPISLQFTGIELTELLETMAKLGNTNFLLSESIKGKISIDLRNTPWQTALHSILASRGLRLVRNGEIYWIGPHAEIQAFQKFRREEAALPFGGDHMNSPRQILIEARIVEADERFARELGVKLGYQANGIGDKTDQKLIGSMDLGGAGLSGFNPATIAATLVSRNGSRILQAELSALESEGQGKILSNPRIMTGDQVKATIEQGTELPYQTSNQNGSKLQFRKANLRLEVLPKIHPDGKISMLVGINKDTVGMKTEQGYAIDTKSLSSEVTVENGGTAIIGGIFQTTEREDEVKIPLLGDIPLIGHFFRHKSKLQDKTELLVFLTPTVLDKP from the coding sequence ATGAAGCTCAGCCTAAATAACCCCCAGAAATACTTCAAACTGCTCACCTCTTGGTTAGCTGTATTGATGCTTTTATCCAGCAATACAGCAATGGGTAATGCGCCCTCACAAAATCATTTCCTGATCCCTATTAGCCTGCAATTTACCGGTATTGAATTAACTGAACTTTTAGAAACTATGGCGAAATTGGGTAATACCAATTTTTTATTAAGCGAATCCATTAAAGGGAAGATCTCGATAGACCTTAGAAATACCCCTTGGCAAACAGCCCTTCACTCTATTCTGGCGAGCCGCGGTTTACGACTGGTGCGCAACGGAGAAATCTACTGGATTGGGCCTCACGCAGAAATCCAAGCCTTTCAGAAATTCCGGCGTGAAGAGGCCGCCCTTCCGTTTGGTGGAGACCACATGAATAGTCCCAGGCAAATCCTCATAGAAGCCCGAATAGTTGAGGCTGATGAACGCTTTGCCCGTGAGCTAGGGGTTAAGCTGGGATATCAAGCTAATGGTATCGGAGATAAAACAGATCAAAAATTAATTGGCAGCATGGATCTGGGTGGCGCTGGTTTGAGTGGTTTTAATCCAGCAACTATAGCCGCAACCTTAGTCTCCAGAAATGGGAGCCGCATTCTGCAGGCAGAACTTTCTGCGCTTGAGTCTGAAGGTCAGGGAAAGATTCTTTCTAACCCACGCATCATGACTGGCGACCAGGTGAAGGCAACCATTGAGCAAGGTACAGAACTGCCCTACCAAACCTCGAATCAAAATGGCAGTAAATTGCAATTTAGAAAGGCAAACCTTCGCCTAGAGGTTTTGCCAAAAATCCATCCAGATGGAAAGATATCAATGCTAGTGGGCATTAATAAGGACACGGTAGGCATGAAAACAGAACAGGGATATGCCATTGACACCAAAAGCCTGAGTTCAGAGGTCACCGTTGAAAATGGCGGGACAGCCATCATTGGTGGCATTTTCCAAACCACTGAACGGGAAGACGAAGTCAAAATCCCGCTCTTAGGCGATATACCCCTCATTGGTCATTTTTTTCGCCATAAATCCAAATTACAAGATAAAACAGAGCTACTTGTCTTTTTAACTCCGACTGTTCTCGACAAACCCTAA
- a CDS encoding penicillin-binding protein 1A translates to MALPPKDKPPLNQRPIRPSDRRPRNSRVEPGLPGNSSGSPLIKALLIVAAVGAIALSLVLGYAFLIAKPNLPKISALTDYNPKTPLRIYTADKVLIGEFGEERRKVIPLNEIPMAMRNAVIATEDDRFYSHGGVDYVGVLRAGVANLRGHLAQGASTITMQVARNFFLSNEKTFSRKIYEILLAWEIESQLTKDKILEIYMNQIFLGQRAFGFSSAAQIYFGIELKDISIAQAAMLAGLPKAPSAYNPVTNYRRAKIRQEYILQRMRDLGYITPEEYQKAMIEELHIRGLGNEFAVRADFPAEMVRQLLFTQYGEAIYSQGIDVYTTILKADQDAAYKAVRRGIFEYDLRHAYRGPEGFIDLPEDSVKRQRAIDEALLAYPQLDDLQSGIVLDVKPKEMQVMISTGDTITIKGEGMKLAAASITDSTQPKKRLRPGAIVRLLSDGGVWKLAQLPQVEAAFVSMNAETGAILSLVGGFDFRRNQFNHVTQALRQPGSSFKPFIYAAAIEKGFTPSTMVNDAPLSIGGMETGSQAWEPKNYDGKYDGMMRLRNALAKSKNLVSVRIIRAIGPSYAQEYIQRFGFEPEKHPPYLTMALGAGSVTPLQMASAYSVFANGGYRVDPFLIDKMVDSKGTVMFEAKPTHAGEDAPRVLDARTAFVMDSMLQEVTKTGTAASARGKLGRSDIAGKTGTTNDSHDAWFAGYNPKVVAIAWIGFDKPASLGDRETGGGLALPMWISYMATALKDSPQISREVPSGVTQVDGDWFIPDFATNGGVRELQ, encoded by the coding sequence ATGGCCTTACCTCCAAAAGACAAGCCGCCGCTGAATCAGCGTCCCATTCGTCCATCCGATAGACGCCCTCGGAATTCACGAGTAGAGCCTGGCTTGCCAGGGAATTCATCAGGCAGCCCTTTAATAAAGGCTTTACTCATTGTTGCCGCTGTAGGCGCGATAGCCCTGTCACTGGTCCTTGGTTATGCTTTTTTAATTGCCAAGCCGAATTTGCCAAAAATTTCCGCTTTAACTGATTACAACCCAAAAACACCTCTGCGGATTTACACCGCAGATAAGGTATTGATTGGTGAGTTTGGTGAAGAGCGTCGTAAAGTCATCCCGCTAAATGAAATTCCGATGGCAATGCGAAACGCCGTTATTGCTACAGAGGACGATCGTTTCTATTCCCATGGCGGGGTTGACTACGTTGGGGTTCTTAGAGCGGGGGTTGCCAATCTCCGCGGACATTTAGCTCAGGGCGCCTCGACCATCACAATGCAGGTGGCAAGAAATTTCTTCTTAAGTAACGAGAAGACATTTAGCCGCAAGATTTACGAAATTCTTTTGGCATGGGAGATTGAATCTCAACTGACTAAAGACAAGATTTTAGAAATCTATATGAACCAAATTTTCTTGGGTCAAAGAGCTTTTGGTTTCTCAAGCGCAGCGCAAATTTACTTTGGTATTGAATTGAAGGACATTAGCATTGCTCAAGCCGCAATGCTGGCTGGCCTGCCTAAGGCGCCTTCGGCTTATAACCCAGTGACCAACTACCGCCGTGCCAAGATTCGTCAAGAGTACATTCTTCAGCGCATGCGCGATCTGGGTTACATCACACCAGAGGAATACCAAAAAGCGATGATTGAAGAATTACATATTCGCGGCTTGGGTAATGAGTTTGCGGTTCGTGCTGACTTCCCCGCTGAAATGGTTCGTCAATTACTCTTCACGCAGTATGGAGAGGCAATCTATTCACAAGGGATCGACGTCTACACGACTATCTTAAAAGCCGATCAAGATGCCGCTTATAAAGCAGTCCGACGTGGAATTTTTGAATACGATTTACGGCATGCTTATCGTGGCCCTGAGGGTTTTATCGATCTTCCCGAAGACTCTGTGAAGCGCCAGCGCGCGATTGACGAGGCATTACTTGCTTATCCGCAGTTGGATGATTTGCAGTCTGGGATTGTGCTCGACGTTAAACCGAAAGAAATGCAAGTCATGATTTCGACTGGTGACACCATCACTATTAAAGGTGAGGGTATGAAATTGGCGGCTGCTTCTATTACTGATAGCACTCAGCCCAAAAAACGCTTGCGCCCTGGCGCTATAGTGCGACTTCTTTCAGATGGAGGGGTTTGGAAATTGGCCCAGCTGCCACAAGTTGAGGCTGCCTTTGTGTCCATGAATGCAGAGACCGGCGCAATTCTATCTTTAGTGGGCGGCTTTGATTTCCGTCGTAACCAATTTAATCACGTGACGCAAGCTTTACGTCAGCCTGGTTCCTCATTTAAACCATTTATCTATGCCGCCGCCATTGAAAAAGGCTTTACCCCAAGTACGATGGTGAACGATGCACCTTTATCTATTGGTGGCATGGAGACTGGCAGTCAGGCTTGGGAGCCAAAAAACTACGATGGCAAATATGATGGCATGATGCGCCTGCGCAATGCCTTGGCAAAATCAAAGAACTTAGTGTCGGTTCGCATTATTCGCGCCATCGGCCCTTCTTATGCGCAAGAATATATTCAGCGTTTTGGCTTTGAGCCAGAAAAGCACCCCCCTTACTTAACAATGGCTTTGGGCGCGGGTTCTGTAACCCCGTTGCAGATGGCCTCTGCTTATAGTGTATTTGCCAATGGGGGCTATCGTGTGGATCCATTCTTGATTGACAAGATGGTGGACTCTAAAGGCACCGTCATGTTCGAAGCAAAGCCTACGCATGCGGGTGAAGATGCGCCTCGTGTATTAGATGCGCGCACTGCATTTGTAATGGATAGCATGCTGCAAGAAGTAACCAAGACGGGTACCGCAGCCTCAGCGCGTGGTAAGTTGGGACGAAGCGACATTGCAGGTAAAACAGGCACAACGAATGATTCGCATGATGCCTGGTTTGCTGGCTATAACCCTAAAGTAGTTGCGATTGCATGGATTGGCTTTGATAAGCCTGCGAGTTTGGGCGATCGAGAGACTGGTGGCGGACTTGCTTTGCCAATGTGGATTTCTTATATGGCGACTGCATTAAAGGATAGCCCTCAGATCTCTCGCGAAGTGCCAAGCGGCGTAACGCAAGTTGATGGCGACTGGTTTATCCCGGACTTTGCTACCAATGGCGGTGTGCGCGAACTGCAATAG
- a CDS encoding transposase codes for MARQARTVIPGQAMHVMVRGNNRENIFFADEDRRTYLEWLREAARQFGCAVHAFALMPNHVHLLMTPQSEDSLAKTMQSLGRRYAQYFNQQHRRSGTIWEGRYRSSLIDPDYFLRCQRYIELNPVRAGYESNPQSSTWTSFATHIGGNAEPWLVDHQHFWKLGNTPFERQMSWSNFVKEGAPHWEDRQITESLLRSKPWVSDIYAKKLFKDTPELALIRHRGRPRKIHSLNSIT; via the coding sequence ATGGCACGGCAAGCGCGCACAGTAATACCAGGCCAAGCAATGCATGTGATGGTCCGCGGCAATAATCGTGAAAATATTTTCTTTGCCGATGAAGATCGGCGCACTTATTTAGAGTGGCTGCGTGAAGCTGCTAGGCAGTTTGGTTGTGCCGTGCATGCGTTTGCTTTAATGCCTAACCATGTGCATTTGCTCATGACTCCCCAAAGCGAAGATTCGCTGGCGAAAACAATGCAGTCTCTTGGTCGCCGTTATGCCCAATATTTCAATCAACAGCATCGCCGCTCGGGAACCATTTGGGAGGGGCGATATCGCTCATCTTTGATTGACCCGGATTATTTTTTACGCTGCCAGCGTTATATAGAGCTCAACCCGGTCAGGGCTGGATATGAATCCAATCCCCAAAGCTCTACATGGACGAGTTTTGCAACCCACATTGGTGGCAATGCAGAGCCTTGGTTGGTAGACCATCAGCATTTTTGGAAGTTGGGTAACACCCCTTTTGAGAGGCAGATGAGCTGGTCAAACTTTGTAAAAGAGGGTGCGCCTCACTGGGAAGACCGCCAAATCACAGAATCTCTATTGCGATCCAAGCCTTGGGTCAGTGATATTTATGCCAAAAAGCTCTTTAAAGATACTCCGGAGCTTGCATTAATTCGCCATCGTGGGCGCCCTAGAAAAATTCACTCTTTAAATTCAATCACTTAG